Proteins encoded together in one Etheostoma cragini isolate CJK2018 chromosome 11, CSU_Ecrag_1.0, whole genome shotgun sequence window:
- the cbsb gene encoding LOW QUALITY PROTEIN: cystathionine beta-synthase b (The sequence of the model RefSeq protein was modified relative to this genomic sequence to represent the inferred CDS: inserted 1 base in 1 codon; substituted 1 base at 1 genomic stop codon): TLSDYTLFILVAKCEFFNAGGSVKDRIGLRMVEDAGRAGILKPGDTIIEPTSGNTGIGIALAAAVKGYRCIITMPERMSNEKVDVLRALGTEIVCTPSSAAFDSPESHIVTTWRLKSDIPNSLIFDQYRNASNPLAHYDTTAEEILEQCDGKLDMLVAGAGTGSTLTGVARKFKERCPNVKIVAVDPEGSILFGSNKNKTSFEVEGIGHDFVPTVLDRSLVDMWYKSTDQETFTMSRKLIREEGLLWGGSAGSAMAATVKMARQLEAGQCCVVILADSVRNFMSKFLSDQXMCEKGFLSLDEPMDFKPWWQDMTVQCLNLSAPLTVLASVSXSIDILKEKAFDQAPVVDNSGVVLGMLTLGTILSCMSAGKAKPSDAVSKVLCKHYKQVHLADNLGKLSQILKTDHFVLVVHDHTQNKADGSTCQKQMVFGIVTAIDLLNYITTDKRHEHCLFYQELSMPTGSTYRQADEALHLVAD; this comes from the exons ACACTCAGTGACTatactttgtttattttagtgGCCAAGTGCGAGTTCTTCAATGCAGGAGGCAGCGTGAAAGACAGGATCGGCCTGCGGATGGTGGAAGATGCTGGGAGAGCCGGGATCCTCAAACCAGGAGACACAATCATTGAGCCCACGTCTGGCAACACAG GTATCGGCATCGCCCTGGCAGCTGCAGTTAAAGGCTACCGCTGCATTATAACCATGCCTGAGAGGATGAGCAACGAGAAG gttgaTGTGTTGAGAGCTCTCGGGACAGAAATAGTGTGCACGCCTTCTTCTGCAGCTTTTGATTCACCAGAGTCTCACATAGTCACGACGTGGCGTCTGAAGAGCGACATCCCCAACTCGCTCATCTTCGACCAATATCGTAATGCCAGCAACCCTCTGGCTCACTACGACACCACAGCTGAGGAGATACTGGAGCAGTGTGATG gtAAATTGGACATGTTGGTGGCGGGAGCCGGCACAGGCAGTACACTAACAGGTGTTGCTCGGAAGTTTAAGGAGAGATGCCCCAATGTCAAG ATAGTCGCTGTGGACCCTGAGGGCTCCATTCTGTTTGGATCTAACAAAAATAAGACTTCCTTTGAAGTGGAGGGCATTGGACATGACTTTGTCCCCACAGTGTTGGACAGATCT CTTGTTGACATGTGGTATAAATCGACTGACCAGGAGACGTTCACAATGTCACGCAAGCTGATCAGAGAAGAGGGTCTCCTGTGGG GCGGCAGCGCTGGCTCAGCCATGGCAGCAACAGTAAAGATGGCTCGGCAGCTTGAGGCGGGACAGTGCTGTGTGGTCATCCTGGCTGACTCTGTCCGCAATTTTAT GTCAAAATTCCTGAGTGACCAGTAGATGTGTGAGAAGGGGTTCCTCAGCCTGGATGAGCCGATGGACTTCAAACCTTG GTGGCAGGACATGACTGTTCAGTGTCTTAACCTATCCGCCCCCCTCACTGTGTTAGCATCTGTGT TATCCATCGATATCCTCAAAGAGAAAGCATTCGACCAGGCCCCAGTCGTTGATAACTCGGG TGTGGTCCTGGGGATGTTGACGCTGGGAACCATCCTGTCCTGTATGTCGGCCGGGAAGGCCAAACCCTCAGATGCTGTCAGCAAGGTGCTCTGTAAGCATTACAAGCAG GTGCACCTGGCAGACAACCTGGGGAAGCTGTCCCAAATCCTTAAAACAGACCACTTCGTCCTGGTGGTGCACGATCACACTCAGA ATAAAGCTGATGGGTCAACTTGTCAGAAGCAGATGGTGTTTGGCATCGTGACAGCAATTGACCTCCTTAACTACATCACCACAGATAAGAGACATGAGCACTGCTTGTTTTACCAGGAA CTTAGTATGCCTACAGGTAGCACCTACAGGCAGGCAGATGAAGCCCTCCACCTTGTGGCtgattag